A window from Myxococcus fulvus encodes these proteins:
- the opgC gene encoding OpgC domain-containing protein — MPRRPDLDALRGLLLVLMTLTHLPTRLNAYTSQPFGFVSAAEGFVFLSAFLVGGTHVKAWDAPGKLWRGLRRRALKVYAHHVGLLCFAFTFIGAVGWLTHRPAVLNLLDFFHQEPLTALLSSLVLLYCPPLLDILPLYVVLLFLTPFVLTAARHAGWGKVVCLSALVWLWAQLGLKRELYGVLGAVSWLPMKVDHSGAFDLFAWQFLWVLGVWRGSLRARAAGSPASPPRHQWVLAWGVVVVFLLARYEVPGVQLLTRWPVLLDKWTLAPLRLVNFLALALLADRGAPLVYRWLRPRVLELLGSASLPVFSAHLVLCLLSLALINESEAPLDSLEEVAVLAVTFAGMVVVALHHQRRTAALTG, encoded by the coding sequence ATGCCGCGTCGACCCGACCTGGATGCCCTGCGGGGGTTGCTGCTCGTCCTGATGACGCTGACGCACCTGCCCACGCGACTCAACGCGTACACCAGCCAGCCCTTCGGCTTCGTCTCCGCGGCCGAGGGGTTCGTGTTCCTGTCGGCGTTCCTGGTAGGGGGCACGCACGTGAAGGCGTGGGACGCGCCGGGAAAGCTGTGGCGCGGTCTGCGGCGGAGAGCCCTCAAGGTCTACGCGCACCACGTCGGGCTGCTCTGCTTCGCCTTCACGTTCATCGGGGCGGTGGGTTGGCTCACGCACCGCCCCGCGGTGCTCAACCTGCTCGACTTCTTCCACCAGGAGCCACTCACGGCGCTGTTGAGCAGTCTGGTGCTGCTGTACTGCCCGCCGCTGCTGGACATCCTCCCGCTCTACGTCGTGCTGCTGTTCCTGACGCCCTTCGTGCTGACCGCGGCGCGCCATGCGGGCTGGGGGAAGGTGGTGTGTCTCAGCGCGCTGGTGTGGCTGTGGGCGCAGCTGGGCCTCAAGCGGGAGCTGTACGGGGTGTTGGGGGCCGTGTCCTGGCTGCCGATGAAGGTGGACCACTCCGGCGCGTTCGACTTGTTCGCCTGGCAGTTCCTCTGGGTGCTCGGCGTGTGGAGGGGGAGCCTCAGGGCCCGGGCCGCCGGGAGCCCCGCGTCGCCGCCGCGCCACCAGTGGGTGTTGGCGTGGGGCGTGGTCGTCGTGTTCCTGCTCGCGCGGTACGAGGTGCCGGGGGTCCAGCTGCTCACGCGCTGGCCCGTATTGCTCGACAAGTGGACGCTGGCGCCGCTGCGGCTGGTGAACTTCCTGGCGCTGGCGCTGCTGGCGGACCGGGGTGCGCCGCTCGTGTATCGCTGGCTGCGGCCGAGGGTCTTGGAGCTGTTGGGCAGCGCGTCCCTGCCTGTCTTCAGCGCCCATCTGGTGTTGTGCCTGCTGAGCCTCGCGCTCATCAACGAGAGCGAGGCGCCGCTGGACAGCCTGGAGGAGGTCGCCGTGCTGGCGGTGACATTCGCCGGGATGGTGGTGGTGGCGCTGCATCACCAGCGGCGCACGGCGGCCCTCACGGGCTGA
- a CDS encoding CotH kinase family protein → MNHPSSPEVAEGRVVASVHVPLVLSKPRRSGALAALLFALTACESTPSDKAPGPVVEEEAASPVVTIDAMDNEQHVLRGGFQLDAGVVRVEVYEGSILLGLAVLEDGRWSIPWQPGHESESLEVVAYHDGGTEVRTRLAFQRLGFGTQDSLYAAEALLTLPTSPDTTTRYTLDGSTPGPTSPVYTAPLVLLNRRGQPAPLSLIPTNPAESPEPWRWKPPTAPTTLATVVRVRRFAGETPVDAGQARTYLIGQPRAYTLPVLSLATDAVNFFGDEQGIYVPGRVYAETPGPMQGWGTGNYMQDGKDWERPVHVEWFDAAGATVFAQNAGVRIHGSGSAAMPQKSLRLYAKEEYGPELFQADVFPDHPLREFKRLIVRTSGQDQVGSKLRDCVLQGLLRETSLALQACQPTLVFLDGEYWGLHELRERYDEYYVATHHGLKRKDIVILEGDGILDTGEDADVLPYQELLAYVREHDLSVPEHFAYVAARIDVEDFIDYHIAEVYFGNEDWPDNNVKFWRLRGGEASGDTGPGDGRWRWLLHDLDAAFVGGPEANSLGRLLRDERLGESFVVLFRSLMKSPDFKGLFVSRFQWHLENTFATERVLALLDEAAARLAPEMAEHVARWGYPASVESWQAEVEWMRECARRRPEALQRYLREELGAP, encoded by the coding sequence ATGAATCACCCGTCCTCTCCCGAAGTCGCGGAGGGCCGCGTCGTGGCCTCCGTGCACGTCCCCCTCGTCCTCTCGAAGCCGAGGCGCTCCGGAGCACTCGCCGCGCTGCTCTTCGCCCTCACGGCTTGTGAGAGCACGCCCTCCGACAAGGCCCCCGGGCCCGTGGTGGAGGAGGAGGCGGCGTCACCGGTCGTCACCATCGACGCCATGGACAACGAGCAGCACGTGCTGCGCGGCGGCTTCCAGTTGGATGCGGGCGTCGTGCGCGTGGAGGTCTACGAGGGCTCCATCCTGCTCGGGCTGGCGGTGCTCGAGGACGGACGCTGGAGCATCCCGTGGCAGCCGGGCCACGAGAGCGAGTCGCTGGAGGTCGTCGCCTATCACGACGGCGGGACGGAGGTGCGCACGCGCCTGGCGTTCCAGCGCCTGGGCTTCGGCACGCAGGACAGCCTGTACGCGGCCGAGGCGCTCCTGACGCTCCCCACATCCCCGGACACGACGACGCGCTACACGCTGGACGGCTCCACGCCGGGCCCGACGTCTCCCGTCTACACGGCGCCGTTGGTGCTGCTCAACCGACGCGGGCAGCCCGCGCCGCTCAGCCTCATCCCGACGAACCCCGCCGAGTCACCGGAGCCCTGGCGCTGGAAGCCGCCCACGGCGCCCACCACGCTCGCGACGGTGGTGCGCGTGCGGCGGTTCGCGGGCGAGACGCCGGTGGACGCGGGACAGGCGCGCACGTACCTCATCGGGCAGCCGCGCGCGTACACGTTGCCGGTGTTGTCGTTGGCGACGGACGCGGTGAACTTCTTCGGTGACGAGCAGGGCATCTACGTGCCGGGCCGCGTCTACGCCGAGACGCCGGGGCCCATGCAGGGCTGGGGCACGGGCAACTACATGCAGGACGGCAAGGACTGGGAGCGCCCGGTCCACGTCGAGTGGTTCGACGCCGCGGGCGCGACGGTGTTCGCGCAGAACGCGGGCGTGCGCATCCACGGCTCGGGCAGCGCGGCGATGCCGCAGAAGAGCCTCCGGCTGTACGCGAAGGAGGAGTACGGCCCGGAGCTGTTCCAGGCGGACGTGTTCCCGGACCATCCGCTGCGCGAGTTCAAGCGGCTCATCGTGCGCACGTCGGGGCAGGACCAGGTGGGCTCCAAGCTGCGCGACTGCGTGCTCCAGGGCTTGCTGCGCGAGACGTCCCTGGCGCTGCAGGCCTGTCAGCCCACGCTGGTGTTCCTCGATGGTGAGTACTGGGGGCTGCACGAGCTGCGCGAGCGGTATGACGAGTACTACGTGGCCACGCACCACGGGCTGAAGCGCAAGGACATCGTCATCCTGGAGGGCGACGGCATCCTCGACACGGGCGAGGACGCGGACGTGCTGCCCTACCAGGAGCTGCTCGCCTACGTGCGAGAGCACGACCTCTCCGTCCCCGAGCACTTCGCGTACGTCGCGGCGCGCATCGATGTGGAGGACTTCATCGACTACCACATCGCGGAGGTCTACTTCGGCAACGAGGACTGGCCGGACAACAACGTGAAGTTCTGGCGCCTGCGCGGCGGAGAAGCTTCCGGCGACACGGGGCCCGGGGATGGCCGGTGGCGCTGGCTGCTGCACGACCTGGACGCGGCCTTCGTCGGAGGCCCCGAAGCCAACTCACTCGGCCGGCTGCTGCGCGACGAGCGGCTCGGCGAGTCCTTCGTCGTGCTGTTCCGGAGCCTGATGAAGTCGCCGGACTTCAAGGGCCTGTTCGTCTCGCGCTTCCAGTGGCACCTGGAGAACACCTTCGCGACGGAGCGGGTCCTGGCCCTGCTCGACGAGGCCGCGGCGCGACTTGCGCCCGAGATGGCCGAGCACGTCGCGCGGTGGGGTTACCCGGCCTCGGTGGAGTCGTGGCAAGCGGAGGTGGAGTGGATGCGCGAGTGCGCGCGTCGCCGCCCCGAGGCGCTCCAGCGCTACCTGCGGGAGGAGCTGGGCGCGCCCTGA
- a CDS encoding S8 family serine peptidase, whose protein sequence is MWKLRFIPLLCLLTLTHCTEPTSHEASRQHPIPNRYIVVLRPQAPSKSQGLQKPREYVASLAKAHGATVLRAYEHALQGFTAELDAARLEALRADERVAFIEQDARVRPLATSETAAWGLDRVDQEDLPLDGHFRPALSGAGVHAYVLDTGIRSTHAEFQGRLGEGFDALETNGDAEDCHGHGTHVAGTLGGSTWGVARAATLHSVRVIDCEGEGTVSGIIAGIDWVTAHHQSPAVANLSLSLELSEALDQAVRNAVGAGVTVVVAAGNRSVDACDHSPGRAAEALTVGATRLTDTRASFSNYGRCIDLFAPGEDIPSADIADDTASEVRSGTSMATPHVAGAAALYLETHPRATAAQVMDALAGAAMAGRVKEAGPGSPDLLLQAGFRHATGDHHRPWAQVVTPFPWSTVRGTSRVRVLAWDDVAVRRVDLWVNGLLRASDTTFPFELDWDTREELNGPTTLEVRAYDSALGAWRATPVTVTVRNPDVADFDATLQAPRCATLASACDTGVLVRGMGSVGPELHAPNTLGGSCADGNGGTYGVTPSLEGLRVASQDGGPLTAGRPVTLTASVIGFLPYFERVNLFHAPDARHPQWTHVATLPVEVTGENELSVTFTLPEGGLQAIRGVIGDNPTGASCVESEWTDHDDLVFPVAPSRR, encoded by the coding sequence ATGTGGAAACTCCGCTTCATCCCGCTGCTCTGTCTGCTCACCCTCACCCACTGCACCGAGCCCACCTCACACGAAGCCTCGCGCCAGCACCCCATCCCGAACCGATACATCGTCGTGCTCCGCCCCCAGGCCCCGTCAAAATCCCAGGGGCTACAGAAGCCTCGCGAGTACGTCGCGAGCCTCGCCAAGGCGCACGGCGCGACCGTACTGCGCGCCTATGAGCACGCCCTCCAGGGCTTCACCGCGGAGCTCGACGCAGCACGCCTGGAAGCCTTGCGCGCCGATGAGCGCGTGGCCTTCATCGAGCAGGACGCCCGGGTGCGCCCGCTCGCCACGTCGGAGACGGCGGCGTGGGGACTGGACCGCGTGGACCAGGAGGACCTGCCGCTCGACGGCCACTTCCGTCCCGCGCTGAGCGGCGCGGGAGTCCACGCGTATGTCCTCGATACCGGCATCCGCTCCACACACGCCGAGTTCCAGGGACGCCTGGGCGAGGGCTTCGACGCGTTGGAGACGAATGGCGACGCGGAGGACTGCCACGGCCACGGCACGCACGTGGCGGGAACCCTGGGCGGCTCCACCTGGGGCGTGGCGCGCGCCGCGACGCTGCACTCCGTGCGCGTCATCGACTGCGAAGGCGAGGGCACGGTGTCGGGCATCATCGCTGGCATCGACTGGGTCACCGCCCATCACCAATCCCCCGCCGTCGCCAACCTGAGCCTCAGCCTGGAGCTCTCCGAGGCGCTGGACCAGGCGGTCCGAAACGCCGTGGGCGCCGGAGTCACCGTCGTCGTGGCCGCGGGCAACCGCAGCGTCGATGCGTGCGATCACTCTCCGGGCCGCGCGGCGGAAGCGCTCACGGTGGGCGCCACCCGGCTGACGGACACGCGAGCGTCGTTCTCGAACTACGGCCGCTGCATCGACCTGTTCGCGCCGGGCGAGGACATCCCCTCCGCCGACATCGCGGACGACACGGCGAGCGAGGTCCGCTCCGGCACCTCCATGGCCACCCCGCACGTCGCGGGCGCCGCCGCGCTCTACCTGGAGACCCATCCTCGCGCCACGGCCGCGCAGGTGATGGACGCGCTCGCGGGCGCCGCCATGGCCGGGCGTGTGAAGGAGGCCGGCCCGGGCTCACCCGACCTGCTGCTCCAGGCGGGCTTCCGACACGCGACGGGAGACCACCATCGTCCCTGGGCCCAGGTGGTGACGCCGTTCCCCTGGAGCACCGTGCGCGGCACCTCGCGCGTGCGCGTGCTCGCCTGGGATGACGTGGCGGTGCGCCGCGTGGACCTCTGGGTCAACGGCCTCCTGCGCGCCAGCGACACCACCTTCCCCTTCGAGCTGGACTGGGACACGCGCGAGGAGCTCAACGGCCCCACCACGCTGGAGGTCCGCGCTTACGACTCCGCGCTCGGAGCCTGGCGCGCCACGCCCGTGACGGTGACGGTGCGCAACCCGGACGTCGCCGACTTCGATGCGACGCTCCAGGCACCCCGCTGCGCCACGCTCGCGTCCGCGTGCGACACGGGCGTGCTCGTTCGCGGAATGGGAAGCGTGGGGCCCGAACTCCATGCCCCGAACACGCTCGGCGGGAGCTGCGCCGATGGCAACGGCGGAACCTACGGTGTCACTCCCTCGCTGGAAGGCCTGCGCGTCGCCAGCCAGGATGGAGGCCCGCTCACCGCCGGCAGGCCCGTGACGCTCACCGCGAGCGTCATCGGCTTCCTGCCCTACTTCGAGCGCGTGAACCTCTTCCACGCGCCCGACGCACGCCACCCCCAGTGGACCCACGTGGCCACGCTCCCGGTCGAGGTGACGGGAGAGAATGAGCTGTCCGTCACCTTCACGCTGCCGGAGGGTGGGCTCCAGGCGATTCGCGGCGTCATCGGTGACAATCCCACCGGAGCCAGCTGCGTCGAGAGCGAGTGGACGGACCACGACGACCTCGTCTTCCCCGTGGCGCCCTCGCGTCGCTGA